One Stigmatopora argus isolate UIUO_Sarg chromosome 20, RoL_Sarg_1.0, whole genome shotgun sequence genomic region harbors:
- the LOC144065600 gene encoding uncharacterized protein LOC144065600 isoform X2, with the protein MASPSEFTCGKRAAKFHEENSTFCKIIHAKVVLHRREGFREYLGPDGKESVGLKKELQLPQIKEEGPEFPQQQMRDERLPIKKEEDDVTWSLGENLKREEDLGVTSRGAEPAYTLTLPQIKEEEPEFPQQQIKKEEEDVTVSTGESFKSEDDLGVAGRGAETPNGSSAEGQADNLIAPLSDTEDLLYDNEGLKNGKLWKCSVWKNLWEKVYFENTYEEPHWGETLIMYSLW; encoded by the exons atggcgtctccatcagaatttacgtgtgggaaaagagcagcaaaatTCCACGAGGagaactcgacattttgcaaaataatccatgcaaaagttgtccttcacagaagagaag gtttcagagaatatcttggtcctgatgggaaagagtctgttggccttaaaaaggaacttcagctcccccaaattaaagaggaggggccagagttccctcaacaacaaatgagagacgagcgacttccaatcaagaaggaggaagatgatgtcacctggtcacttggtgaaaacctgaagagggaagaggatctgggcgtgaccagcagaggggcggagcctgcatacaccttaacgttaccccaaattaaagaggaggagccagagttccctcaacagcaaatcaaaaaggaggaagaagatgtcaccgtgtcaactggtgagtctttcaagagtgaagatgatctgggcgtggccggcagaggggcggagactccgaacggcagctcagcagaagggcaagcagacaatttaattgctccgttatcagataccgaagacttgctttatgacaatgaaggtcttaagaacggcaaactctggaaatgctctgtgtggaaaaacctttgggaaaaagtctactttgaaaacacatatgaggagccacactggggagaaacccttatcatgtacagtttgtggtaa
- the LOC144065600 gene encoding uncharacterized protein LOC144065600 isoform X1: MTMKVLRTANSGNALCGKTFGKKSTLKTHMRSHTGEKPLSCTVCGKTFTHKRNLNIHARTHTGEKQFSCSVCGKRFKEKKILKRHTRTHTGEKPFSCSVCGKAFSQNESLKIHIRTHTGEKPFSCSVCGQRFTQRGHLNTHARIHTGENTFSCSVCGQRFTQKGHLNSHARTHTGEKPFSCSVCGQRFTQKGLLNSHARIHTGENTFSCSVCGQRFTQKGHLNSHARTHTGEKPFSCSVCGKRFTEKGTLKKHTRTHTGEKPFSCSVCGKAFSQRQYLKSHTSTHTGEKPFSCSVCGKAFSQNESLKIHIKTHTGEKPFSCSVCGQRFTRKGDLNSHARTHTGDKSFSCSVCCKAFSQQARLNNHARIHTGENTFSCSVCVKRFTEKGTLKMHTRIHTGEKPFSCSVCSQRFTQKGHLNSHARTHTGEKPFSCSVCGKRFTEKGTLKKHTRTHTVVKPFLC, from the coding sequence atgacaatgaaggtcttaagaacggcaaactctggaaatgctctgtgtggaaaaacctttgggaaaaagtctactttgaaaacacatatgaggagccacactggggagaaacccttatcatgtacagtttgtggtaaaacatttacacacaagagaaacttaaatattcatgcaagaacacacactggtgaaaaacaattttcgtgttcagtttgtggtaaacgatttaaagagaagaaaatcttaaaaaggcacacaagaacccacactggtgaaaaaccattttcgtgttcagtttgcggtaaagccttttctcaaaatgaatccttaaaaatccacataagaacccacactggtgaaaaaccattttcgtgttcagtttgtggtcaaagattcacacagaggGGACACTTAAATACtcatgcaagaatacacacaggtgaaaatacattttcgtgttcagtttgtggtcaaagattcacacagaagggacacttaaatagtcatgcaagaacacacactggtgaaaaaccattttcgtgttcagtttgtggtcaaagattcacacagaagggactcttaaatagtcatgcaagaatacacacaggtgaaaatacattttcgtgttcagtttgtggtcaaagattcacacagaagggacacttaaatagtcatgcaagaacacacactggtgaaaaaccattttcgtgttcagtttgtggtaaaagatttacagagaagggaaccttaaaaaagcacacaagaacccacactggtgaaaaaccattttcgtgttcagtttgcggtaaagccttttctcaacggCAATACTTAAAATCGCACACAagcacccacactggtgaaaaaccattttcgtgttcagtttgcggtaaagccttttctcaaaatgaatccttaaaaatccacataaaaacccacactggtgaaaaaccattttcgtgttcagtttgtggtcaaagattcacacggaagggagacttaaatagtcatgcaagaacacacacaggtgacaaatcattttcgtgttcagtttgctgtaaagccttttctcaacaggcacgcttaaataatcatgcaagaatacacacaggtgaaaatacattttcgtgttcagtttgtgttaaacgatttacagagaagggaaccttaaaaatgcacacaagaatccacactggtgaaaaaccattttcgtgttcagtttgtagtcaaagattcacacagaagggacacttaaatagtcatgcaagaacccacactggtgaaaaaccattttcgtgttcagtttgtggtaaaagatttacagagaagggaaccttaaaaaagcacacaagaacccacaccgttgtaaaaccatttttgtgttaa
- the LOC144065604 gene encoding uncharacterized protein LOC144065604, with translation MASPSEFTCGKRPAKFHEENSTFCKIMHAKVVLHRLEGFREYLGPDGKESVGLKKELELSQNKGEEPEFSQQQMRDERLTIKQEEDDVTWSLGEILKREEDLGVTSRGAEPAHTLTLPQIKEEEPEFPRQQIKKEEDDVTVSTGEPFKSEGDVGVAGRGAETPNGTSAEGQADNLIATLTDSKDLLYDNEGLKDGKLWKCSQCGKIFGKKSTLKTHMRSHTGEKPLCTICGKTFTRKVKLNIHARTHTGEKPFSCSVCGQRFTEKRYLKIHTRIHTGEKPFSCSVCGKAFSQQHHLKTHTRTHSSEKPFSCSVCGQRFTQKGSLNYHARTHTGEKPFACSVCGKAFSRQQHLKRHTRTHTGEKPFACSVCGKTFTHKGSLNYHARTHTGEKPFACSVCGKRCTEKENLKKHTRTHTGEKPFSCSVCGQRFTRKGSLISHARTHTV, from the coding sequence gtttcagagaatatcttggtcctgatgggaaagagtctgttggccttaaaaaggaacttgagctctcCCAAaacaaaggggaggagccagagttctctcaacaacaaatgagagacgagcgacttacAATCAAgcaggaggaagatgatgtcacctggtcacttggtgaaatcctgaagagggaagaggatctgggcgtgaccagcagaggggcggagcctgcacacaccttaacgttaccccaaattaaagaggaggagccagagttccctcgacagcaaatcaaaaaggaggaagatgatgtcaccgtgtcaactggtgagcctttcaagagtgaaggtgatgtgggcgtggccggcagaggggcggagactccgaacggcacctcagcagaagggcaagcagacaactTAATTGCTACGTTAACAGATAGcaaagacttgctttatgacaatgaaggtcttaaggatggcaaactctggaaatgctctcagtgtggaaaaatctttgggaaaaagtctactttgaaaacacatatgaggagccacaccggggagaaacccttatgtacaatttgtggtaaaacatttacacgcaAGGTAaagttaaatattcatgcaagaacacacactggtgaaaaaccattttcgtgttcagtttgtggtcaaagatttacagagaagagatacttaaaaatacacacaagaatccacactggtgaaaaaccattttcgtgttcagtttgcggtaaagccttttctcaacagcatcacttaaaaacgcacacaagaacacactcgagtgaaaaaccattttcgtgttcagtttgtggtcaaagattcacacagaagggaagtttaaattatcatgcaagaacacacacaggtgaaaaaccatttgcgtgttcagtttgtggtaaagccttttctagacagcaacacttaaaaaggcacacaagaacccacacaggtgaaaaaccatttgcgtgttcagtttgtggtaaaacatttacacacaagggaagttTAAAttatcatgcaagaacacacacaggtgaaaaaccatttgcgtgttcagtttgtggtaaaagatgtACAGAGaaggaaaacttaaaaaaacacacaagaacccacacaggtgaaaaaccattttcgtgttcagtttgtggtcaaagattcacacggaagggaagcttaattagtcatgcaagaacacacacagtttaa
- the LOC144065571 gene encoding uncharacterized protein LOC144065571 — MASPSEFTCGKRPAKFHEENSTFCKIMHAKVVLHRLEGFREYLGPDGNESVGLKKELELPQIKGEEPEFSQQQMRDERLPIKKEEDDVTWSFGEFLKREEDLGVTSRGAEPAHTLTLPQIKEEEPEFPQQQIKKEEDDVTVSTGEPFKSEDDLGVAGRGAETPNGSSAEGQADNLIAPLSDSEDLLYDNEGLKDGKLWKCSRCGKTFGKKSTLKTHMRSHTGEKPLSCTVCDKRFTEKGTLKRHTRTHSGEKPFSCSVCGQRFTWKGPLISHARTHTGEKPFSCSVCGKAFSQQHHLKTHTRTHSGEKPFSCSVCGQRFTQKGHLISHARTHTGDKPFSCSVCGQRFTEKGHLKTHTRTHTGEKPFSCSVCGQRFTHKQTLKIHTRTHTGEKPFSCSVCGQRFTHTGHLNSHARTHTGENRFSCSVCGKRFTEKGHLKTHTRTHTGEKPFSCSVCGKRFTHKQTLKIHSRTHTGEKPFSCSVCGQRFTHTGHLNSHTRTHTGEKPFSCSVCGQRFTRKGNLKTHTRTHTGVKPFSCSVCGQTFTRKDHVISHARTHTG, encoded by the exons atggcgtctccatcagaatttacgtgtgggaaaagaccagcaaagttccacgaggaaaactcgacattttgcaaaataatgcatgcaaaagttgtccttcacagactagaag gtttcagagaatatcttggtcctgatgggaacgagtctgttggccttaaaaaggaacttgagctcccccaaatcaaaggggaggagccagagttctctcaacaacaaatgagagacgagcgacttccaatcaagaaggaggaagatgatgtcacctggtcatttggtgaattcctgaagagggaagaggatctgggcgtgaccagcagaggggcggagcctgcacacaccttaacgttaccccaaattaaagaggaggagccagagttccctcaacagcaaatcaaaaaggaggaagatgatgtcactgtgtcaactggtgagcctttcaagagtgaagatgatctgggcgtggccggcagaggggcggagactccgaacggcagctcagcagaagggcaagcagacaatttaatagctccgttatcagatagcgaagacttgctttatgacaatgaaggtcttaaggacggcaaactctggaaatgctctcggtgtggaaaaacctttgggaaaaagtctactttgaaaacacatatgaggagccacactggggagaaacccttatcatgtacagtttgtgataaaagatttacagagaagggaaccttaaaaaggcacacaagaacacactctggtgaaaaaccattttcgtgttcagtttgtggtcaaagattcacatggAAGGGacccttaattagtcatgcaagaacccacactggtgaaaaaccattttcgtgttcagtttgcggtaaagccttttctcaacagcatcacttaaaaacgcacacaagaacacactctggtgaaaaaccattttcgtgttcagtttgtggtcaaagattcacacagaagggacacttaattagtcatgcaagaacacacacaggtgacaaaccattttcatgttcagtttgtggtcaaagatttacagagaagggacacttaaaaacgcacacaagaacccacactggtgaaaaaccattttcgtgttcagtttgtggtcaaagatttacacacaagcaaaccttaaaaattcacacaagaacccacactggtgaaaaaccattttcgtgttcagtttgtggtcaaagattcacacatacgggacacttaaatagtcatgcaagaacacacacaggtgaaaatagattttcgtgttcagtttgtggtaaaagatttacagagaagggacacttaaaaacgcacacaagaacccacactggtgaaaaaccattttcgtgttcagtttgtggtaaaagatttacacacaagcaaaccTTAAAAATTcactcaagaacccacactggtgaaaaaccattttcgtgttcagtttgtggtcaaagattcacacatacgggacacttaaatagtcatacaagaacccacactggtgaaaaaccattttcgtgttcagtttgtggtcaaagattcacacggaagggaaacttaaaaacgcacacaagaacccacactggtgtaaaaccattttcgtgttcagtttgtggtcaaacattcacacggaaggatcacgtaattagtcatgcaagaacacacacgggttaa